From the Lolium rigidum isolate FL_2022 chromosome 2, APGP_CSIRO_Lrig_0.1, whole genome shotgun sequence genome, one window contains:
- the LOC124688018 gene encoding expansin-B11-like has protein sequence MAKCCTLALLGALVVLSLLVSPIACSRKLTKPKTRSAVSHHPAVKAHSSYNGTSPSAAYGSGGWLAGGATYYGAPNGDGSDGGACGYQSAVGSRPFSSMISAAGPSLYKEGKGCGACYEVKCDSASNSACSGQPATVVITDSCPGGACLVEAAHFDMSGTSMGAMAKPGMADKLRAGGILKIQYKRVPCKYPGVSIAFRVDQGSNPFYLEVLIEFEDDDGDLSAVDLMEANCGSWTPMAQNWGALYRLNSNTGKPLRGPFSLRLTSDSGRKLVVNNVIPASWAPGATYRSLVNFP, from the exons ATGGCGAAATGTTGCACCTTAGCGCTACTGGGCGCACTGGTGGTGCTCTCACTTCTCGTGAGCCCCATTGCCTGCTCCCGCAAGCTCACCAAACCGAAGACGAGGTCGGCGGTCAGCCACCACCCTGCTGTCAAGGCCCACAGCAGCTACAATGGCACTAGCCCGTCGGCCGCCTACGGCTCCGGCGGCTGgttagccggcggcgcgacgtacTACGGCGCCCCAAACGGCGACGGAAGTGACG GTGGCGCGTGCGGCTACCAAAGCGCCGTCGGGAGCCGGCCGTTCTCGTCGATGATCTCCGCCGCTGGCCCGTCGCTGTACAAGGAAGGCAAGGGCTGCGGCGCATGCTATGAG GTTAAATGCGATAGCGCGAGCAACTCGGCGTGCTCCGGCCAGCCGGCGACCGTGGTCATCACCGACTCTTGCCCCGGCGGCGCCTGCCTCGTGGAGGCGGCCCACTTCGACATGAGCGGCACCTCCATGGGCGCCATGGCGAAGCCTGGCATGGCCGACAAGCTCCGTGCCGGCGGTATCCTCAAGATCCAGTACAAGAG GGTGCCATGCAAGTACCCTGGAGTGAGCATCGCCTTCAGGGTGGACCAGGGCTCCAACCCGTTCTACCTGGAGGTCCTGATCGAGTTCGAGGACGACGATGGCGACCTCAGCGCCGTCGACCTCATGGAGGCCAACTGCGGCTCCTGGACGCCCATGGCGCAGAACTGGGGCGCGCTGTACCGCCTCAACTCCAACACCGGCAAGCCGCTGCGCGGGCCCTTCTCGCTCAGGCTCACCTCCGACTCCGGCAGGAAGCTCGTCGTCAACAACGTCATCCCGGCAAGCTGGGCGCCCGGAGCCACGTACCGCTCCCTGGTGAACTTCCCCTAA